The region GCTGTTTAACCATATATCTCCgctttcaatatatatacacgttatATTTTGTGAAGTGAAATCAGGAGCAAAAAAGACAAGTGATATTAACATTACGGTTTTTCAATCACAACTAAAAAATACTTGttgtttttttgctttttatcgGCGCAAATCAGTTTTATCGCgtacagaaattatataactgGGGTTTTGTTGCAACTCCACTTACATACTAGTTTTTACAGCGATACGCAGCTAATcatttttaatggaaaaatctTGAATCTCGATATGACACGAAAATGATATCtacctatattatataaataattattgtgatATTAATCCAAGTTTGACAGACTTGCGGCGTACTCGGGATCTTTCCTGACGTCTTTCACTAGTACTTTTGGCTTGATATCAATCAGTGTTGCGAGAGTGAGACAATTTACCCTCATGCTAAGGCCCCCGACCACCATATACGTGCTTAACTCGGCCAGATTAATCGGGCTGCTCGGTATTCCGTAATGCGATAGCGGTTCGCGCtgtatttcttcttcctcctctaaTCCCGCGTTTATACTTTGCGCCGCTGGTAAACGCGGCGTAAAAGAGGTCGGCGGATACCTCGGATTCGTAGACTTGCGCGCGACAGCTTTGAATACACGTGGGCTCGATTTCGTGCACAGAACGACCGATTTGGTGGTGGATTTTTTCGCGACAGCCTGACGATCATCGCCGCGATCTCTTTTCGATACTCCCAAAAGATACTGATCATCCTCGTTTTTCGTGTCACCAAGTTCGGTATGCCTGGCATGTTTCAAGTTCTCTACGACCGACTCGAAGTTTGGGGCATTCTTCGAGTTCGTCGCGGAACCTGCGTACTTCTCGGCACTGTATGCGGGCAATCGTGTCGACGTTCTGAAATATACAGAATTCGGATGTTTGATTAGGTGTCTCCTGATGAAAGCaacagtatatgtatataatatatatgagcAAGCACCTACCCTTGTAACTGATCATGCTCTttctgttgttgctgctgctgctgctgctgttccTGCCACTTGTGGGGTAGGTGCGAATGGAACATGTTCTGATGCCTCATCCTATCGTTGTTGGTCTGGCAAAACTCCTGGCACCATTGACAAACCCATCCGGATCGTTGAGTGACAGGCGACAGATTCTCCGTCTGCTTCGCTTGCTCGTTAACGTCCTTTTTCGCGGAATTTGTAGACGAAAATTTTGGCACAGGTATCTCCTTGTATCTAAACGGCAACTTTACGTTGGAAGTGGCTTCCGAACCCTTTAATTCCTTATGCATGAGATTCCAGTGCTGCCTAATGGATGACAGCGAGATGCTGCGAAGATCGCAATAGAAGCAGCCGTAGATTATAGTCGACGCCTCACGACGTTCCTCCCCCGTGCTCTTCAACATCCCGTCGACATCCCGTTTTTGAGGCGTCGACGGTTTGCTTTTTGTCTCGCCGGAGGAGGAGCCAGCCGCCGATGTTAGTTCCTTAAATTTCAACGGCAATGAGGGATGATTTATTTTCCAATGCTCCACCATTTCTGCCTTAAATATACAGCTGTAGGTACAATACAGGCACTTAAGATTGTGCTTTAGAGTGGCGTGTGTTCTCATATGACTCTTCAGGCCAGTATAATTTACGGCTGTGAAATTGCACAATTCGCACCTCTCTAAGTGATTGCTGGTGGAAGCGGTTGCGGAAACGCTAGTAGCAGAGTGGCCGGTGGCCACGTTGTTGCTAGCCGTGTTCTCTGTATTCAATTTTCGCCTTTTGCCCTTTATTGGCGAGAGACCGTATTCCTTTTCCCAAAACTCATCGGACAACTTTGCGACCGTCGCATTCGGATTGCGTATAATATTTTCCGGATCGTTCGGGTGCTTCGCGCGGATGTGCTGGCGCAGCAACGGTTCCGAGTTGGAGCTGCGGTCGCAGTAAGGGCACAAGAAGCCAAACAGTTTCAAATGCGAATACTGAACGTGCATCTTGAATCCGCGCTGGCGGTTGAATGTGTGCTGACAGTGCTTGCAGGCAATCGGCTTCTCCAGATTGTCATCAGTCTTTTCGCGAACTGCGcctaaaattatacaaaatcatACACGACGTTCTCGCTTATGGACGGTCGAAACAAGACTGTAAACACGAGTTCCGTACGTACGCTCTATACTTACGTAAATCATTTTCGGACATGTTCGCGTCGTTGCTCCCGTCTTCGTGCATCTCGTCCTCCTTCATGTCGATTACGAGATCCTCGTTGTCTCggctgtcgtcgtcgtcgtcggtgtCTATGTTGCTTTTATTAGAATCTTCAAGAACGTCATTCTGCAGGTTGGATATCGTAGGTGCAAGATTTACGGTCTTCTTGTCGGCTAGGATTTTTACGGAACTAACATCTGGACTAACGGGTGTCGCTACACTTCTATTGGCAACATTCATGTTATGAGACGACGCCTTGATCATATCGGTTTGCTTCTTCAACAAAGTCATCACCTGCAAATTAAAcagtgtaatattaatatattatattaatattaatttattctgtttcattttattaatgttgataataaatggtaaaaaacatgataaatgTATCAAGGTTTAATAATCATGTACCCAATACTCAATCGTGTTATCCGGCGAAAGTGGCTCGTATGCTGGATTTTCTCCATTATGACGTTTCCCAAAATGCTGCAGCAATGCTTTAcgatttatcgataaatatccGCAAGTCTTACAATGCCATCTAAACAGATACATAATCTCTCttaataatagtatttctGCTGGCTAAAGTTGCAAACATAACGTGACGGGATATCCAAAACACACGTTAAAGGTAGCGTAGCGACAACGTCTACTCACGTTCAGCGTGCGTTGCAGATCTTTAACATGTAACACGTAGGCGTACAAGTTTTAATATAGCATATCGCTTACCTCGGATAGTTCAACTCCCTATAAAGATGATCTCTCATATCGTGCTTGTATTTCGTCTTGAAGTGATTACACAGTGTACAGACATACATATTGGCATCCGGTTTGCCATAAGGTCCAAACCTTCCCATGTCAGGATCATTAATGTCACTCAGTTCACCCGCATCTGTTTTTGAGTCTTTAGCCGATTTATTATTGCCGGTGTCGCCTCCTGTCTCTCCGGATAATTTGTCGCACGAGAGCGATCGTTTCGATTTCTCCTTAGATTGCTTATTATTGTCGTCGAGAGACGTCGATTTCCCGgtcgattttattttagctGGCTTTGTCACGATTTCTGCGTCGCTCTTGCGTTTACCTAGAGATACCTTCGGCGAAGCTGCGGACGACGTTTCGCTCGACGTTTCAATATCTTCCTCCAAAAGAATCCCGCGGATATGTCGAACTCGCGGCATGTTTCTCAGCCAAAGTGGCGTCGTATCAAAGGGCTCGTCTTGCCCGCCTTGCTCCACAGCTTCCGTGTTCCGTTTGTTGACACCTTTTATCCTCTGGTATATCATGGTGTAATCGGCATTGGTGTCATATGCGTGCTTGCTATTTATATGCTGCTCGAGAAGTACCTTTCCGTTCGTTTTGAATGAGCACTGAGTGCACTTGTATTGGGAATTCTCGCCGTGAGCCGTGTCAGCATGGTTGACTACATCGGCTTTGTAAACACATTTAAAATCGCACAGCGTACATTTCCAATGATTGCCGTCCGGATCGGGTACCTCCTCCTCGGTCTCTTCCTGGACCGGTTGCTGAACAGTCTCTGTGTTTTCAATTTCCCTTACGACTTGTACGAAAAGTCTCTTCCCCGGATGCTTGTCCACGGTAAGATGCCGTTCCACAACGTGCCTAGATGTCATTTTAATACTATTAGAGAGCATAGAAAGTGTACTCGCGCCAACGAGAAAATCTTAAAACATCTGACAAGTAACATATTCCTCTTTTTCATAccgtacataatttttttttaagtcaaaATGATCTTGTTTATCTTGATTACTGATATTAATGAtcattattaaatagtaaTCAAGCTTATTAGTCTTACTTGTCAcatgttttaaaattgtatcaagtatatgtataaaattataatttttataaaaagatctGGGTCAAGCAGGTCCATGATGCCAGGGACAGAAATGGGTGGCAAAGTACGGTGACGGAGGCCATCTCTAAATTGGAAACAGGCTAATCGGAAGTGGATCACAACACATCTGACACTATGATAATGATGTACAAACCtatgataatgatgatgattgCAATGGGAGCATTTGTAGAGTCTTGTATCGTGCATTTTCAAATGAATGCCCATTTTGTCGATCGCTATATTTTGATTCTCTTGACCTGGCTGCGGTGGAGGACAATGTGGACAACGGAAATATGGCTCATCCGAATGTAGAGCCTTCAAATGATACCTCAACATCGCCTCGTCCACTGTTAAGTAATTACATTCGGCTACGCCGCATACATATCTACCGCAGAAAAGTAATAGATTGTTGGAACAGTATTTCACTGTTGCAATCTCATAATATGTCGTGCGtgcaatgatatatatacattaaaataatataccttTTGTGTTCCGGTATAAACTTCGGTATACCATCATCCTCCTCGCTTTCCTTAATAGATTCTTTCGGTTTCGCGCCCATGCGACCGTTTTGGTGCGAGCTGCTCGCCAGATTCACCATCTTATCgaacattttctctttcttatctAAACAAGGAACAGGATTGACCGGACCGCTCTCTGGTACGGTCTCGTCTTTTGCGTGTAATTGCAAATGCCGGATAATGTTTGTCCGAACTTTAGTTGTGTAAGGACATACGGCGCATTGGACTTGTCGATTGTAAATCGCTTGACGCGGTAATTGCTCAATCTCATCGGGACTgaacgataatttttcgttatccGCAGTTTTGTCATTTTCCTGTTCCGCTCCAGACCTAATACCTTTACGCCTCTTGGTTCTTTTATCGGCAGATCCGAAaggctataaaaaaattacatatacatgACACTCTGtctctttgaaaaaaaaaaaagatacagtGTTAaggtattatattaaatattgatgagagaaagagacttACAACCGCTTGCACGATGAAGAGACCATCCACCGATGGGTTTGTTGGGTCGGCAGGCACTAACTTCGTGTTGAGGAATTTGTGTTTTGTCTTCATGTGGGCTGTAGCTTGATATGAAACCGAATATCTCAATTTACACATCGAACATCCAAAACGCTTCAATCCGTGAGTCTTCATATGTTCTAGGAGCAAGCCAATTTTGACGAATCGTTTTTTACAATGCGGGCAAAATAAGTTTTTCATGGGCTCTCCAAGATTGCACGTCTTAATGTGCGCTTTCAACAAGAGTACTTGCGACGCCGTAAAACTGCATTCCAGATAACCGCATTTATATAACTCATGTCCGATACGGCCGGTGTCTTTGATGTCGTCCAAAGTCAAAGGTTTGTCCGGCTCTGGTTGAGCGGTCGCCGTAGCACGCGCCGTAGCAGTCGCCGTAGCCGCGGCCTCTTTGGACTTGCATTTAATCGCGGTAGTGTCGCTGCTAGATGCAACCTGCTCTTTATTCTCAGCCCTTGTCTCGTCGAAACAGGTCGGTTCCGTTTTCTTTACCTCAACTTGAGCGTTTTTCTGCGCGGCAGCAACTTTCTCTTCGCTCTCCAAGATCTCAATGTCACTGTCTTCGGTTTTATCCGCGGATTTAGAGGACATGTTGCCGGAATTGGGTGTGAAATTCTTCAAAAGTTCCGCATTATCGAGGAAATTGGTATTTACGAATTCGTCACTGCAATTGAATTCACCTGAGAATTCTAGTGGGTCTACCGCGTCGGAGTCGTTCATGGACAATGACAGATTTATTTCTGGTTCCTGAAGAATTTGACTTGTGGTATGGTCGCTTAATTTTCCCATCTTTGAGTGTAGAAACGACTTTGTTTGCACAGGCTGTTTTTCAGCGATGTTCGTACTCGTTTTTTCGCCGACACTGGCTCGAGTCACATCATCTGCAGGTTGTTCATTTGTTGAGATCGTGTCAACCGTGGTCTCAACTTGTGCGTCCTTTGGATCATCACTGACTGCCCCGACAAATGTCAAGTCCTTTTTCTTCAAGTTGTTGAGCGGTTTAGACCGAGTGTCAGTTGACGAAGCAACTACAACATTTAACAAAGGTGTAGAGATTTGATCGTTTGTTGCATCTTTCTTGGTTGTCGTCTTTTTAGAATCGTCAGCATTTGAATCAAAGCTTCCTTCATTTATTTTTGGTGTGATTGTTCGCAAAAGAAGCTGACGTATAACTTCCTCGGTGTAGTTTGGCTGAAATTACGCGCACGTGCACgatatattaaaagcatttACACGTTATTGAAACAATCTAGTGtcactttttaataatgtgtctaaaatttcgaattttgttcaaaatataaaagtctCTGATAACATGAACATTATTAGATAAACACCAAACgaccgatatatatatatatatatatatatatatatatatatatatatatatatatcctaaacttgtaataaaataaataaaaaagacattcaaaataaaaagtttgtttAATATAGTGACAAAATGACATGCACACAgcttgttttaattaaatgattatttcCAAGAATCATACCTTTGGAGGAAGCGCACGCTCCAGAACCTGAGGTAATCGATTGCAATGAAAGGCGCTCAAATGCTGATGCATTTCGTTTAGACTCTCGGCAccataaaaacaatataagcacTGGTACTTGCAAAATCCATGCACTTTATAATGCTGTAAAGTACAAAGTATATTACAGTAAAACgagcaatatttataattactttccTTTTCCTAATAGCGTTTATAGATGATTGCAGAATACGTACAGTTATGAGAGATTCTGCCGTGTGCATAGTGTTACATAAATGACATTTGTGCTTAAACTGAAATGATGGATGTTTTGTCTTCAAGTGTACGGCAAATGCTTCACGTGTATAAAAGATTTTGTCGCAATCTGGAACCCCGAGCAATGTTTGGAATTAGCATCGTACATATGCCATATACAAACATCAACATATTATATTAGCACGTTTGTAacatgatatattataatcaatactattaaaattacacacCATGTTTGCAAATAAAAGGTTTTACGTAATCTTTGCGATTGACATCTTCTTGTTCCTGAGTCGACCTTTGCGGCTTGCCTAATAGATAATAGAGTACGGTCCCGGGATGACAAGTCgtctgaaaaatttaattaaacaactaaatattattccttctcttttctctttatcaACATAGTTACagtaactaaaaattattacgtgATGTTGTTGTACGTAGGACGGTACAACGGCTCGATAAAAGCAGTAACCGCACTGGTACCGGCAATGGCTGTGTTTCTCCCACAAGTGAGCTTCCAAGCTTCTCCAGTTACTCGGAGAAGCGTGGCAATAGGCGCACTTCATATAATCGTTCGCCTCCGTGCTGTTCTGTTTGCTGGCCTCGAAATGCTTAAAATAGTGCTGGTCGTACAATGCGAGGGAGTCGGTCGTGTAAGAGCAATTGCGGCCCATGCACTTGTAGAAGTGAGCCAGCTTTGCCTCAGTCAGCATCGCCGTATATGCCTCCACAGACTTTAACTTGACCGCAAAGGAGGACGAAGAGACCGCGGTGTCCTTGGATTTGGCTGACATGGGCGAACGTATCACTTTGATTTTCCTTGACCTGTAATTCAAGCTCGCGGGGTTTGTCGTCGTGAGGCTTGTCGCGGGGCTTGTTGTCGCTAAGCTTGTCGACGAGACGATCACCGGGTGGATCCTCAGAGCTACGGTCAAGGAATTCAATGTTAAATATGTGCCGATGGATTTCGCTGAGACACGGATGTTGGCAAATTTTTGATCGGGCATACCGTGCACGCTCGAATTTATCAGCGGCTGTAGTAAgacattcttttttaatattaaaggtTGGCTAGGTTTCCTCAGAATAGGTATCTCTTTGCTCTTCGTAGGCGAGATCTCCACCGCTCTCCTAATGTCACTTACCTGGAAATAGCGTAATaatgaaatgaaaaatgtGGTAATGTCAACAGACAACGAGTCGGGATGCCggcaatgaaaaataattgtgacaCATTCACGTACAATATGGCTTTCGTTGTGATCGGGTTTTGCGAGGCTAACCACGTTTTCGATCTTCAAAAACGAGCATTCTTCCTCTGCGTCCGTTTGCAGTGAGTCTACCGCGCTATCCGATTGAGCTCCATCTAATCGAATTTTACTCATTAATATAGATACATGCATATTTCTGTTGAATAcgttaattaacgaatctcttGCGTTTCCTCATTAACGCATTCAACTACTCTTATCTTTTACTAAAATCTACAACTACAATCTATATCGATCGGTTTCAATCTCACCACCTGTATTGACGTCTTGCGAATCTTGTTGCGTATCCGTTGGCACTGATAGCATATCGCCGCTCAGCCGTCTAAACTTGATAAAACTTTGTGGCGGACTCTTGCACGACGTCGGCGTCATCATTTCCTTTTTCGAATACTTGACGTTTTGTTGTTTCGTTGGCGACGGCTGGACATTAGAGATCGACACGACGTCCGGTGCTTTCGGGATCGACGACATAGGCTCGCTCTTGATCTCCGTTTTAATATCGAGCATCGGTTCTGGTACTGCTGGCTCCAACGGTTTGACGTTCTGAAGCTGCGCGGCCAGCCTCTGTATTGTCGTCAGCATTGGATCCCGCGACGAAGACGCGTCTATGGTCGAGGTCTCCTTCAAGATCATCGTGACGTCGGTCTGCTCAGAATCCGATTGCTCGGTGCTCGAGTCCGACTCGAAGATTGGCGCCGAGCGCTCCGTGTCGCTGTTCTCGTTGTCGCTCTCCGTGTCCTTGCACGAGTCCACGATCGCGAGAGGATCCCGGATCTTCACGTCCACCTTGTCCGTCTCGTCGTTCGTCACCTCTGACTTATCAGCAGCCACGTGTTCCTCCGTAAGAAAAGGGCGACGCTCCTGACTGCTCGGCTGACTTACAAGATCCTCCTTGATGATTATGTCTTCGGTTTTCAGAGGTTCCGCGGACGAACTCTCAAAAGGCAACGAAGGGTTTTCCCTCGCTTCCGAACGGTGCTCCGTCGGCGTGTTGCCGTCAGGGACCGGACTGACGACCGCGTCCGTTCGCATCTTGTCTTGCAGTTTGTCTATTATGGACAGGCCCGATTTAGTGCTCTTTAATAGAATGCCGATGTTATTGGCGATCTCTTGCATCGTTTTCTGCCGCTCCCGCTGTATCTCCATCTCTCTGTTTTCCAATTCAGGTGGGCAAACAAAAACGCTTAGATTACCAGTGCTCACCGACGATCCCTCCGGCTCTCCTTGAGACAGTTTCGGTGTTGACTCGCTCTCTTCCTTGATCTGAATCGTCTCCTCCGTTTTTGGTTCGCGCAGAATACCGTCACCGGTCG is a window of Temnothorax longispinosus isolate EJ_2023e chromosome 1, Tlon_JGU_v1, whole genome shotgun sequence DNA encoding:
- the LOC139823570 gene encoding uncharacterized protein isoform X2, producing the protein MDEYDKKFAEMQKYIPFLEAMIERLQNVKDKDNRHIQLQKMQSLHGILSNSKRKLKIETLQRCEDVLQKLYNRVEKGNTPGLHVPFKQNDGVTTLPSTSSEKAKSKRCTEPGHAQDVEKDKEIDETPESPDTIRSSSPDCQILPIIIPTERSELDRRRQKQRPKEIPVITLTDNAKPDSTSDDVMVMTHAPAEWDMLEESERNNSRNRGTRQPSLVATSHDVATAAQLISNSLPQRVSDSRNYTLDSQDIDIPTVPVPSLGGSRRLSSILEKNRLNLDIVAASSSRSESPVNVPEVRLNSPDPEILFAKPRASSPRPRSKDSHNTPLKPPPKPPSIPLLFSPPSLHEPPLSMEDLAELLNDGEKGADEKGAKANENAARHEETDKALKNLPLSERVKLDATRKSLPNTAGVSSVKSSEIRASPHQSNTSQRSASHASFLGSKFQEPRYADNYERHPRQRDAHAHDSARDKVITISDDIPSQIPGFHNSANKPDERNVSLYQRRPSVPSVPDAREDVNLSRSENEFIIDNTDYYNMHANQMHWASPTATTDHQFGNTQWTPSPYGGVTNPPLQPTQHSFTRPPMEPQFRQNQFPPTLPANGPRPLAINPTVRPQEMSHMARPENVREDIPPLITPHNTGFSPQYRGFQMGQGSYDPAFPASRPTEYPHVRPTWEGPANRISETTYETVIPCGIQVISESSTGTSYPRPNTPCPWGTQNRSNRSQGRDGYYDRNRTEVRPSFNRDVRRSDWSRDGHSDRENPTRFPNRDPRVRTEHNTSATQAKETGGASARDPRLAKDKHVNVNVNVSTKVKDTVHKEREKDPKKRPVTTTTTKTTKEKPKSQKSPEKDKLLKDRMQSPLESLYGVIDTKVSQTSGLQKFKIPKIKRPEAAPQPTRVANEAKKVEESASVKPARVKSSSKKSSKSSSKNKSKDVASAEVSSSSDGTRATETSVQQSDAAKDVKNPASSSPEKSEKDETKIGEADSVTTNNSKSSDVAKKGKKDKKAKKDKKDKQDESEATQDGSKSKEEVTQEWIEALIRKSFESGEGKKLVEQAKLIQKLGEALKQKKFKKLKKIIEAESESSSDKDETVEAKKTKKKRRVIVSDSSDDECLAERLSILTTSTATNVEEEPAAQDSAISTDAKTSEEKLEATASSNKLSKEQTQNDDAKENDSLLETRGEDCVQVDVDKNKDVHVEKESRKNDRLEDGNENINVHSAKSEKPVSRLEDSDKKKKQIEDSQDKSTVEKSKASTESNIECFDQTSTTSIESLDRDKDRTTHAVATDITDQEVDTDKPKVKTKRRNSLEMLQEDIREMFISEGVVTATGYRMCRLSKEGQSPSSPSPLSMNSKKDEPLNIAEKKMAESTTETNESVATKSRKSLRSRIIEDESSKPKAKSKIDTRRTRSLRSLRKSIPSSDSEEDQPLALRTEKLMLRNAGTSTPNQEVDRSEESNNDTLRRRSKRVLRKDTVMEPRVLVEKADITKIDSSKIMFDSSSDESLGIDVSKLAAAVDISLRPDKQSDRDSVDTVITSRRRKDAKNTGKRKSKRSFALTDDKTEDEMSFTDEEETTMSDFSMSSNTTIGQGTSSGAARTTTRKDLLSNILIGLVPTTEKTTSIDRGSEADLQEYATDPLAIDEPSAKKLTRRKKKKKSSWKMGIVTSRKRKKKTAFGATSKTAQTSIEETTTETTVSMDTVKADGSIAADNKEPTTVEKTREKILGDNYAVNDARVKCEDIKSLVNTDSFDTDFKDFAKLLEPISTATLDEAFANDSLSVEENKSTKMDLEEAESLTSANLTAASAATANKFFKEPPKIVYDELMAELFRRIDRKHLIDYAWLGQDKYKCLLCFFTGKNIVHHYKVSHHGREVLISRLKSTDAQAAIVDTERAATVISSAATETGQTCKFCCRFCGWITLGAADAALEAFYEHCTTHTGEYRFHCNTCSYQAVAKASMKTHYYKICRRDKTFNESASEDVVPREAGIYGYLCRSCNYVQLKRQNVEAHVAFWHREQMDTEILKINMATSNNEHAHESAASVSNAEEPFVAETKPQVSELGTIERKAVVPLVSIARLAESEGSTETTGDGILREPKTEETIQIKEESESTPKLSQGEPEGSSVSTGNLSVFVCPPELENREMEIQRERQKTMQEIANNIGILLKSTKSGLSIIDKLQDKMRTDAVVSPVPDGNTPTEHRSEARENPSLPFESSSAEPLKTEDIIIKEDLVSQPSSQERRPFLTEEHVAADKSEVTNDETDKVDVKIRDPLAIVDSCKDTESDNENSDTERSAPIFESDSSTEQSDSEQTDVTMILKETSTIDASSSRDPMLTTIQRLAAQLQNVKPLEPAVPEPMLDIKTEIKSEPMSSIPKAPDVVSISNVQPSPTKQQNVKYSKKEMMTPTSCKSPPQSFIKFRRLSGDMLSVPTDTQQDSQDVNTDGAQSDSAVDSLQTDAEEECSFLKIENVVSLAKPDHNESHIVSDIRRAVEISPTKSKEIPILRKPSQPLILKKNVLLQPLINSSVHGMPDQKFANIRVSAKSIGTYLTLNSLTVALRIHPVIVSSTSLATTSPATSLTTTNPASLNYRSRKIKVIRSPMSAKSKDTAVSSSSFAVKLKSVEAYTAMLTEAKLAHFYKCMGRNCSYTTDSLALYDQHYFKHFEASKQNSTEANDYMKCAYCHASPSNWRSLEAHLWEKHSHCRYQCGYCFYRAVVPSYVQQHHTTCHPGTVLYYLLGKPQRSTQEQEDVNRKDYVKPFICKHDCDKIFYTREAFAVHLKTKHPSFQFKHKCHLCNTMHTAESLITHYKVHGFCKYQCLYCFYGAESLNEMHQHLSAFHCNRLPQVLERALPPKPNYTEEVIRQLLLRTITPKINEGSFDSNADDSKKTTTKKDATNDQISTPLLNVVVASSTDTRSKPLNNLKKKDLTFVGAVSDDPKDAQVETTVDTISTNEQPADDVTRASVGEKTSTNIAEKQPVQTKSFLHSKMGKLSDHTTSQILQEPEINLSLSMNDSDAVDPLEFSGEFNCSDEFVNTNFLDNAELLKNFTPNSGNMSSKSADKTEDSDIEILESEEKVAAAQKNAQVEVKKTEPTCFDETRAENKEQVASSSDTTAIKCKSKEAAATATATARATATAQPEPDKPLTLDDIKDTGRIGHELYKCGYLECSFTASQVLLLKAHIKTCNLGEPMKNLFCPHCKKRFVKIGLLLEHMKTHGLKRFGCSMCKLRYSVSYQATAHMKTKHKFLNTKLVPADPTNPSVDGLFIVQAVPFGSADKRTKRRKGIRSGAEQENDKTADNEKLSFSPDEIEQLPRQAIYNRQVQCAVCPYTTKVRTNIIRHLQLHAKDETVPESGPVNPVPCLDKKEKMFDKMVNLASSSHQNGRMGAKPKESIKESEEDDGIPKFIPEHKRYVCGVAECNYLTVDEAMLRYHLKALHSDEPYFRCPHCPPPQPGQENQNIAIDKMGIHLKMHDTRLYKCSHCNHHHYHSIKMTSRHVVERHLTVDKHPGKRLFVQVVREIENTETVQQPVQEETEEEVPDPDGNHWKCTLCDFKCVYKADVVNHADTAHGENSQYKCTQCSFKTNGKVLLEQHINSKHAYDTNADYTMIYQRIKGVNKRNTEAVEQGGQDEPFDTTPLWLRNMPRVRHIRGILLEEDIETSSETSSAASPKVSLGKRKSDAEIVTKPAKIKSTGKSTSLDDNNKQSKEKSKRSLSCDKLSGETGGDTGNNKSAKDSKTDAGELSDINDPDMGRFGPYGKPDANMYVCTLCNHFKTKYKHDMRDHLYRELNYPRWHCKTCGYLSINRKALLQHFGKRHNGENPAYEPLSPDNTIEYWVMTLLKKQTDMIKASSHNMNVANRSVATPVSPDVSSVKILADKKTVNLAPTISNLQNDVLEDSNKSNIDTDDDDDSRDNEDLVIDMKEDEMHEDGSNDANMSENDLRAVREKTDDNLEKPIACKHCQHTFNRQRGFKMHVQYSHLKLFGFLCPYCDRSSNSEPLLRQHIRAKHPNDPENIIRNPNATVAKLSDEFWEKEYGLSPIKGKRRKLNTENTASNNVATGHSATSVSATASTSNHLERCELCNFTAVNYTGLKSHMRTHATLKHNLKCLYCTYSCIFKAEMVEHWKINHPSLPLKFKELTSAAGSSSGETKSKPSTPQKRDVDGMLKSTGEERREASTIIYGCFYCDLRSISLSSIRQHWNLMHKELKGSEATSNVKLPFRYKEIPVPKFSSTNSAKKDVNEQAKQTENLSPVTQRSGWVCQWCQEFCQTNNDRMRHQNMFHSHLPHKWQEQQQQQQQQQKEHDQLQGTSTRLPAYSAEKYAGSATNSKNAPNFESVVENLKHARHTELGDTKNEDDQYLLGVSKRDRGDDRQAVAKKSTTKSVVLCTKSSPRVFKAVARKSTNPRYPPTSFTPRLPAAQSINAGLEEEEEIQREPLSHYGIPSSPINLAELSTYMVVGGLSMRVNCLTLATLIDIKPKVLVKDVRKDPEYAASLSNLD